In Silene latifolia isolate original U9 population chromosome X, ASM4854445v1, whole genome shotgun sequence, the following proteins share a genomic window:
- the LOC141616864 gene encoding protein FAR1-RELATED SEQUENCE 5-like codes for MVENGFKPALGLMFVKLEEAIEFYNLYAVACGFIPRKYTQTRFRDEEKKKRKRSVEPKKTKITRFGCKAKIRFCAVFNDLKELIGYAIDTFYEGHNHKLCSLKEREFQKNVRTLNLYMKQTIVNNCKLNIGATRTFRILAEQSNGYANIGASLTDFKNFKRNIKCYIGENDADMILDYLKALSQTQDGFYYAYQVDEDNCLAKLFWADAQARMNYSLFGDTITFDPTYGTNKYRMAFTPFTGVDNHKKSTFALLHLSIMRTMGHSFGCLRSSLIICKETDFVERICGVVWDTDLEPIEFEEKWTQVINDFELNDNTWLTYMYGKRHKWIPAYFRDLPLGCLLKTTQRSESQNSYFKRFESIDGTLVEFWLRFECNGTTTL; via the exons ATGGTAGAAAATGGTTTCAAACCTGCTCTGGGGTTAATGTTTGTAAAGCTGGAGGAGGCAATAGAGTTTTACAATTTATATGCTGTGGCTTGTGGTTTCATACCAAGGAAGTACACACAAACAAGATTCCGTGATG aagagaaaaaaaagaggaaaaggtCTGTAGagccaaagaaaacaaaaataacaagatttGGTTGCAAGGCAAAAATACGGTTTTGTGCTGTATTCAATGACCTTAAGGAGCTAATAGGGTATGCTATTGATACGTTTTATGAAGGTCATAATCACAAGCTCTGCTCACTCAAAGAACGGGAATTCCAGAAAAACGTAAGAACACTTAACCTTTACATGAAGCAgacaattgttaacaattgtaAACTCAACATCGGGGCTACCAGGACTTTTAGAATTCTGGCGGAACAATCAAATGGGTATGCAAACATTGGTGCATCTCTCACAGATTTCAAGAACTTCaaaagaaatattaaatgttatatagGTGAGAATGATGCTGACATGATTCTCGATTATTTAAAGGCGCTTTCTCAAACGCAAGATGGCTTTTACTATGCTTACCAAGTTGATGAGGATAATTGTTTGGCTAAACTCTTTTGGGCAGATGCACAAGCAAGAATGAATTATTCCTTGTTTGGGGACACCATCACCTTTGATCCTACTTACGGTACTAACAAGTACCGCATGGCCTTCACCCCATTCACTGGTGTTGACAACCACAAAAAATCGACTTTTGCTTTGCTGCACTTGTCGATCATGAGAACGATGGGTCATTCATTTGGGTGCTTAAGAAGTTCCTTGATT ATTTGTAAGGAGACTGACTTTGTTGAGCGGATATGCGGAGTTGTTTGGGATACTGACTTGGAACCCATTGagtttgaagaaaaatggactCAAGTGATTAATGACTTTGAGTTGAATGATAATACTTGGTTGACATACATGTATGGCAAAAGGCACAAATGGATACCTGCTTACTTTAGGGATTTGCCTTTAGGCTGCCTTTTGAAGACtacacaaagatcagagagtcAAAACAGTTATTTCAAAAGATTTGAGAGCATAGACGGCACACTTGTAGAATTTTGGTTGCGTTTTGAGTGCAATGGAACAACAACGCTATAA